The nucleotide window CATGAACGAGGCGCAACAGCTGGCGACGACTCCCTTCCTGCGCACGGCGGTGGCGGAAGCCAATCGGACGTACGAGGGAAAGGACGCGCAACAGATCCAGGAGGTCATCAAGGATTGGCAGCAGCGGTGGAAGCAGCGGGACAAGCGGAGCGAATTTCCGCTCTTCATCAATCGAATCGTGACCAACTATCTGATCCGGTGGCACGACATCCGAAAAGCCGATTATGTGGGTATTCTGGTCACCGACGTGCAGGGGGCGCTGGTCGTCAGCTCCATTCCCCAGGTGGAGTACTTTTACGGCAAGACCGGCTGGTGGCAGGCCCTGGTGAAAAGCGGGACCCGTCAACCCTACGTCGGCGACATTGCCTTCGACCCTTCCTTCGGGACTCATGTCGTCGTCGTCGCAGCTCCCATCATTGACGATCAACAACGGACGGTCATCGGAGCCATTACGATTTTGTTGCGGCGGGATACCCTGTTCCATTCCATCGCCGAGGTCTCCATCGGCGCGACAGGGCACGCCATGTTGTTCAGTTCGGACGGCGTTCCGCTGATTTGCCCGATTCTCTCCCCGGAAGAGCATACCGTGAAACCCGAACTCATCCAGACGCTCCAGATGCTCAAGGCCGGCTGGGCCGTGGCGTCCGATGATTCTCATGGGAGCCGCGATGCCTTGATCGGATTCGCTCCTGTTCGGTTCAGTGATCGGCTCGCGCCCGGCAGCATCGGAGGGAAACAGTGGATTACCGTCATCCGCCAAGACCCAAGAGAAACCTTCGCCCCCCTCGCCGATCTTGTCGCCAAGGTTCTGCTGTACGGGTTGGTCGTGTTGGCGGTGCTGTGGGGAACGGGCTTAGTGGTGGCCAGGCGGATCGCCAGGCCGATTAAGCTGTTGCATGAGGGCGCGAGAGAACTCGGCAGCGGCCGCCTGGAACAGCGATTGGTACTGAAGACGGGAGACGAAATCGAAGGGTTGGCCGGCGCCTTCAATGAGATGGCCGAGAACCTACAACGGTCATTCGGTCAAGTCGAGCAGCGGGTAGTGGAAGTCCGCAGGCTGGAGGAAAAGTATCGCGACCTCATCGAGCACTCACCGGAGATGATCTATCAGTTGGATCGGAGCGGACAATTTGTTCACGTCAACAAGACGGGATTGGACAAGTTGGGTTATCACTTGGATGAAATGCTGGCGATGAAGCTCTGGGATCTGGTCCCGCAAGGGCAGGCTACCCGAGTGTTACAATACCTCGAACGGCTGGTTTCGCAGGGGCAGACGACGATGGAAACGGTCTTGTTGGCCAAGGACGGACGTCCGATCGATGTGGAGATCCATGCGACCGCCTTGTTCGATCAGGAGCGAGGCGGACTCGTGCATTCTCGTGCGTTCGTGCGCGACGTCACCGAACGGCACCGCCTTGAACAGGAGCTTCAACAATATACGTCGAAGCTCGAACAGGCCGTGACCGAACGCACCAAGCAGCTGGTTGCCTCTCAGGCCCGGTACAAGGCCCTCTTCGATCTCGTCGCCGACTCGGTGTTCATGGTGGACCCCAGCGGCACGATCGTCTCGGTCAACAAGCGCGAGGAGCAGGCGCTCGGGTATGCGGAGCCGTACATCGTCGGGCGCAGCATTTTGGAGGTTGCACTCGAGGCCTATCGAGAGCCTCTGCGACTGTGGCTGGACGACATCAACACGGGTCAGCAAAAGGCTCCCACCCAGGAGATCACGGTGTACAACGCCGCCGGCGTGGAAACTCCGGTAGAAATGGATCTGATTCAAGTCGGAACTCCCGATCAGCTGTTGGTCATGGTGCAATTGCGGGATATAACCGACAGAAAGAAACTTGAGCGGCAGCTGCAGACCTATCGGGAAGAGCTCGAAATCAAGGTCAAGGAGCGGACCAGGGAGATCGAACAGACCAAACAGTACTTGGAGAATCTGCTCGAGAATGCCAACGACGTGATCTATACGCTCGATACGGACCAACGGTTCACATATGTCAACAGCAAGGTCACCGTGTGGGGGTATCGGAAGGACGATCTGCTGGGACGGCCCTACCTGTCGCTGCTCTCGAGGCGACATCGGGGACGTCGGTTGAAGAACACACTGGACATCGGCGCGAAGCAAGTCTACGAAGTCGAGGTGGTGACCCGCTTGGGGGAGGCGCGCACGGTGACGGTCAGCGTGTCGCCGCTTCATGGGGCCGACGGCGAAATTCTCGGCGTGCTCGGCATCGCGCGAGATATGACGGAAACCAAGCGTCTCGAACAGCAGATCCGTAACTCTGAGAAGCTGGCTTCGGTGGGAAAATTGGCGGCCGGAGTGGCGCATGAAATCAACAATCCTCTCGCCGGAATTCTGAACTGTCTGTACAACCTGCGCAAAGGCGCGCTCTCGCCGGCCCGACAGGAGGAATACTGGGCGTCGATGGAGGACGGCGTGCGACGGGTGCAGAAGATCGTCCGGCAGTTGCTCGATTTTTCCCAGCAGCACGACCCGGAATTCAGCTTGACGGACATCAATCAGGTGGTCGAACGAGTCCTGGTGCTCACGAACCATCTGTTCGCGTCCAATCGCATCGTCTTGGAAACGGTGCTCGGTTCCGCGCTGCCGAATCTGATGATCGACCGGCATATGATTGAGCAGGTACTCATGAATCTGGTTCTCAACGCCGTCCAGGCGATGAAGGGCGGCGGGATGTTGACGATTCGCACCTCCGTCGCGGAAGGGGTGTGCCTGGTCGAGGTGTCTGATACGGGATCGGGAATCGCCCCGAGCGTGCTGCCTCGCATCTTTGACCCCTTCTTTACGACGAAAGGCGAGGGAGAGGGTACGGGACTGGGATTATCCGTCAGTTTGGGCATCATCGAGCGTCACGGAGGAAAAATACACGTAGAGAGTGAAGTGGGCAGGGGAACGACCTTCACGCTCTGCCTGCCCTTGTCGAGGGATCGCTCGCTCGTGGAAAGGGCGTTATGAAGGGGTTGACCATCTTGCTGGTGGACGACGAGCCGCTCATGCGTCTCTCGATGGTGGATGCCATGGAGGCCGTGGGGTACGAAGTTCGCGCGGCCGCTACAGGAACGGAAGGGATCGAGGTGCTCCGCCAGAAGACATTTGACCTCGTCATCACGGACTTGCGACTGCCAGGCGCCGACGGCTTGGCGGTTCTCAAGGCGACAAAGGAAACGGCGCCGGAGACCGAAGTCGTTGTCATCACCGCGCATGGATCGGTTGAAACCGCCGTAGGAGCCATGAAACTCGGCGCGTTCGACTACATCACCAAGCCGTTCCAGATGGATGAACTGCTGCTCATCGTCGAGCGGGTTGGACGGGTCGTCAGGCTTCGCCGTGAAACTGAGGAGTTCAAAGAGATTCCCGATGACACGTTCTGGTTCGGTGGAATCCTCGGGACCAGCAGCCGGATGCGGGCGGTATTGGACCAGGTCAGGACGGCGGCGGGGTCGAATTCGCCCATTCTGATTATGGGAGAAAGCGGAACAGGAAAGGAATTGCTCGCCAACGCTATTCACCAGAACAGCCCCCGCAATCATCATCCGTTGATCAAGGTCAGTTGCGGTGCGTTGTCGGACGCCGTGCTCGAGGCCGAGCTCTTCGGGTATGAAAAAGGCGCGTTCGCGGGAGCGTCTCGGCAGCGAAGAGGACGTTTCGAACTGGCGCACAGAGGGACAGTGTTTCTTGACGAGATCGGTGAGATCCCGCTCGGTATTCAGGACAAGTTGCTTCGGCTGCTGCAGGAACGACAATTCGAACGTGTGGGAGGCCGCGAGTCGATCGAGGTAGACGTCCGTCTCGTCGGAGCCACGCGCGTCGATCTGGCCCAGGAAGTCGAGAAGGGGCGCTTCCGCGAGGATCTGTATCGATGGCTCGGCGCGGCGCAGGTCGTCCTGCCTCCGCTGAGGCAGCGTTCGGAGGACATCATGGTCATCGCGGAGCACCTCCTCCAAGCCTGCTCGGTCCGGACGAACAAGAAGTGTAACGGCCTTTCACCTTCAGCTCGCGATCTCCTGCTGCGGTATTCATTTCCCGGCAACGTGCGGGAACTGGAAAAGATCATTGAACGGGGCGTGGCATCCGGTCGCGACCATGAGATGATCCAACCCGCCGATCTTTGCGAGTTTCCGTCTTGTCCGTTCACAGGAGGGGTGCCGCAGGAATCCTGCGGCTTCTGTCAGGAAGGACTATCGGCTGGGGGCAAGGCCAAAGATGCACCGCTCACGTCCCTGTCCGCCGCTCGGGAAGAGTTCGAGAAGAGCCACATTATGTCCGTGCTGGGGCGTGTCGAGGGTAACCGAACCGCCGCGTCAAAGATCCTCGGTCTCTCCCGTAAGGCCCTCTTGGAGAAATGCAGACGC belongs to Nitrospira sp. and includes:
- a CDS encoding sigma-54 dependent transcriptional regulator — translated: MKGLTILLVDDEPLMRLSMVDAMEAVGYEVRAAATGTEGIEVLRQKTFDLVITDLRLPGADGLAVLKATKETAPETEVVVITAHGSVETAVGAMKLGAFDYITKPFQMDELLLIVERVGRVVRLRRETEEFKEIPDDTFWFGGILGTSSRMRAVLDQVRTAAGSNSPILIMGESGTGKELLANAIHQNSPRNHHPLIKVSCGALSDAVLEAELFGYEKGAFAGASRQRRGRFELAHRGTVFLDEIGEIPLGIQDKLLRLLQERQFERVGGRESIEVDVRLVGATRVDLAQEVEKGRFREDLYRWLGAAQVVLPPLRQRSEDIMVIAEHLLQACSVRTNKKCNGLSPSARDLLLRYSFPGNVRELEKIIERGVASGRDHEMIQPADLCEFPSCPFTGGVPQESCGFCQEGLSAGGKAKDAPLTSLSAAREEFEKSHIMSVLGRVEGNRTAASKILGLSRKALLEKCRRYGIPSGKGEAEGEGET
- a CDS encoding PAS domain S-box protein — protein: MKFWSRSHSLQHKIITAIVMVGLLPLTILLVLTYLEERRALRETSGTSFKEVAVEAARRIEMHVSRGMNEAQQLATTPFLRTAVAEANRTYEGKDAQQIQEVIKDWQQRWKQRDKRSEFPLFINRIVTNYLIRWHDIRKADYVGILVTDVQGALVVSSIPQVEYFYGKTGWWQALVKSGTRQPYVGDIAFDPSFGTHVVVVAAPIIDDQQRTVIGAITILLRRDTLFHSIAEVSIGATGHAMLFSSDGVPLICPILSPEEHTVKPELIQTLQMLKAGWAVASDDSHGSRDALIGFAPVRFSDRLAPGSIGGKQWITVIRQDPRETFAPLADLVAKVLLYGLVVLAVLWGTGLVVARRIARPIKLLHEGARELGSGRLEQRLVLKTGDEIEGLAGAFNEMAENLQRSFGQVEQRVVEVRRLEEKYRDLIEHSPEMIYQLDRSGQFVHVNKTGLDKLGYHLDEMLAMKLWDLVPQGQATRVLQYLERLVSQGQTTMETVLLAKDGRPIDVEIHATALFDQERGGLVHSRAFVRDVTERHRLEQELQQYTSKLEQAVTERTKQLVASQARYKALFDLVADSVFMVDPSGTIVSVNKREEQALGYAEPYIVGRSILEVALEAYREPLRLWLDDINTGQQKAPTQEITVYNAAGVETPVEMDLIQVGTPDQLLVMVQLRDITDRKKLERQLQTYREELEIKVKERTREIEQTKQYLENLLENANDVIYTLDTDQRFTYVNSKVTVWGYRKDDLLGRPYLSLLSRRHRGRRLKNTLDIGAKQVYEVEVVTRLGEARTVTVSVSPLHGADGEILGVLGIARDMTETKRLEQQIRNSEKLASVGKLAAGVAHEINNPLAGILNCLYNLRKGALSPARQEEYWASMEDGVRRVQKIVRQLLDFSQQHDPEFSLTDINQVVERVLVLTNHLFASNRIVLETVLGSALPNLMIDRHMIEQVLMNLVLNAVQAMKGGGMLTIRTSVAEGVCLVEVSDTGSGIAPSVLPRIFDPFFTTKGEGEGTGLGLSVSLGIIERHGGKIHVESEVGRGTTFTLCLPLSRDRSLVERAL